The nucleotide sequence TTCACCACGGGGCGTTCATCGGCGTAGGGTTGGATCGTGACGCCTTGGTTCAACTTGAGTCCGCCGGTGCGGTAAACGCCGCCGCGCATCACAATCGCATCGCCCGTAACCACTCGTGCGATGGCGGTCGCCAGAGTCGTCGGTGCCGCCAGCGTCTTGCCGGTCGCCTTGTCAACGCCATCGGGCGCCACGTAATAAATCGTCCCGGCCTCGGGCAAATCATAGTGCTGCTGGATCGGGCCGTAGGGACCACCCGAGGGTTGGGCGGTGAGTGAGGTTGCCTGGAACAAACCGATGACGGCGAATCCGAGCACGGTGGTCCTCCGACGGAGGAGACGAATGAAGCGAGGGGAAAACATGAGCAATAATGGGAAAGCGGCACCGTCCGGTGCGAAGGACCGCTGAATCAATTTCAACCTTCCCCAAAGACAACGGAGGTTCCAGCCCGAGATCGATCTCCGGCGGTGGATCGGTTGCTTGCCGTTCAACGCTCACGGAGGCTCAGATCAGTTCAATTTGACGCCACCCAGCTCGCGATGTGCGCTGCTGCTCATGCGTCGTCCCTCTCTCCTCCTTCGTTTCCTCGGCTTGTTCGCGGTTGGTTTGGCGTGCGACGCTACGGCGGTAGCCAAAACCATGACATCCGCGCGAATCGACGCCGCCTATATGCTCACCCTCGGTCGACCTGCCACGACGGCAGAGCTGGCCAACACCGACGAATTTTCCGCCCTGAAATCGTTTCAGGAAGTCATGACCCAAATTGGAAAGACCCGGCTCAACGATGCGGCCGAAACCGGGCGAGTGCAGGACCGCGCCTGGTTCGACGCATACGGTGAGAAGCGACCTTCGACCGCCCCGAGCAGCGACAGCCGGTCGTATGCCGCGTCGGTCCGCCAACACTTGAAATCTTTGGCTGCATCGCCGGAGGAATACGCGCTCGTGATCAACCGCGCCTATCGCGAGGTGATTCGCCGCGACGCTTATCCGGAGGAGATCGCCTACTGGCACGAACACCCGGACACGCTTTCCTACGTGCTGCTGGTGGGATGCGTTGAAGACTGGGCGCGACGCAACCAGCCGGGCCTGATGGTGACAGCGGGAGAACCGACGATTTCCATCAATTGCGATCTGCTGACGACCCGCCGGCTACCACCCGCACTTGCCGCCGAGATCCGGGACACCCATCCAGCGGGAGATGATCACGCAGCCTTGATTCTGGTTCCCGGCGGAGCTCACCTCGCGTCTGGTGGTGGCATGGCATTGGTGGTGGTGGGCTCGCGGGATTAGAGCCCGACCAGGGTCCGAAGCAGGACCACGCTTCACCGTTGCTTTACCGCAACATCCTCGCATTGCACTTGCGACCGAGCTCGCACGGCCACTTCGTGGGGCATAACTGATTTAAAACCAGCAATCGATTGAGCGGCGATGAGTTCGGCAACCACAGATGAGTTTTTCCCCAAGGACCGCACGACGTCACCGTTCCCGGTCTCGTCGGACTCCGGTCCGAGCAAAGCGGAGGAGTCTCCATTCGCCGGGCACAAGATTCTCGTCGTCGACGACGAACGTATCAACAACGTCATGATGTCGCGGGTGCTCAAACGGGCGAAGTTTGAGGTCATCGTGGCGACCACTGGAGAGGAAGCGCTCGAAAAATACGCCGCCGAGTCCCCGGATCTGGTCCTGCTGGATGTCATGTTGCCCGGCATCGACGGCTACGAGACCTGCCGACAGCTCAAGCAAACCTACGGCCAGGAAGCGGTCCCAGTCATCTTCCTGACCGCCACCACGGACACGAAAGGCGTCATCGACGGGTTTGCCGCCGGAGGGGTCGATTACGTGCAAAAGCCCATCCGGGAGGCCGAAGTCGTCGCCCGCGTCAACACTCACATTCAGACCCGCGTGCTCATCGGCGAACTGCGAGCGGCCAACGAAGCCAAGAACCGCTTCCTCGGCATGGCCTCGCACGACCTGCGTAACCCACTCGCCTCCATCCGCGGCCTGGCGCAATTCCTCAAGGATCCGATCATCGGGAAATTAACGCCGGACCAACTCGACATGGCCGAGACCATCGAGACGACGGCCAATGGCATGCTCTCGCTGGTCAACGAACTCCTTGATGTTGCGACCATCGAATCGGGTGAGTTGAAGCTCAACCCCGAGATGGGATCGTTGAAAACGCTGGTCGAGAAAGTGGTCTCGCTCGCGAACCTCGATGCCACCCGCAAGAAGACCAAACTCGTGCTGGTCATCGCCAACGACATTCCCGACATGCTGTTCGACGAAGCCAAAATGCGGCAGGTGGCGGAAAACCTCTTCAGCAATGCCGTAAAGTATTCCCCGCCCGGATCGACCATTCGCATCGTGCTGCGTGATTCGGAGACGGCGCAAAACCTTCATGTCATCGATCAAGGTCCGGGCATCCCGGCGGGCGAAGCCGACAAGCTCTTCAAGGACTTTGGCCGCCTTTCGGTTCAACCCACCGGCGGCGAAAAAAGCACGGGCTTGGGCTTGGCCATTTGCCGCAAGATCGTGCAAGCGCACGACGGCACGATCTCGGCGGAGAATCTCGCCACCGGCGGGTGCGTCTTCAAAGTCTCGTTACCGAAACGAGCCTGATTCGACGCCCGCCCCCATGGTCGGATCGGGGCATACTGAGCTTTAAACGCCCGCTAAACGCGCCGACCGCACCGTCGGTTCCACGCCATGGACGGCGCAGCCGACGCGTTTTCCATCGGACCGTTTTGCCGCCATATGGGGCTGCGCATGAGCGTCATCCGACCGCGTCGTTCACCGCCGCGCTGAAAATGTGATTCAATTTTCAGGGCTCCCACACTTGCACGTGCTCCATCGATGCAGCAACTTCGCTCATCTATGCCGCTCATTCCGCTCGAGGACAATTTTGACGATGTTATCAACAAGGTTCAACGCGGCCTCCACATCAGCGACGAAGACCTCGCCGCTCGATCCGAGGTCACGCTGGAGGACCTGGCCAAGGTCAAGAACGGCGAGATGATCATCGCGGTCATCCGTCGCGTCGCCCGCCATCTGCGCCTCAACCCCAATGCGCTCGAAGCGCTCGCCCGCAAAAATTGGTATCCTGAAATCCCCGTCTTTCCGCGCGGATTCGCCGCGTTCAACACGCCGTTCGAGGACATGACGGTGAATAGCTATCTCATTTGGGATCCCAAAACCAAGGAAGCGGCCGCCTTTGACACCGGAGCATCGACCGAGGACATGATCGACGTGATCAAGACCGAGCGCCTCCGCCTGCAATACATCTTCATCACCCACACCCACGAAGATCACATCATCGACCTGCCGCGACTTACCGCCGCATTTCCGGATGCCGAAGTATGGTCCCACGTTGATGCACCGGTCGAGCATCCCGGGGCGCAAAACTTCAAGGAGGGCGTTCATTTTCACGTCGGCTCGCACGATATTAAAACCCTGCTCACGCCAGGCCACGCCGTCGGCCAGACCACATTTTTCGTGTCGGGCCTCAGTTGGCCGTTGGCCGTGGTGGGAGACTCGCTCTTCGCTTCTTCGGTGGGCGGCAGCCCGACCGGCTTTGCCGAACAACTGCGGACCAACCGCGCGAAAATTTTCAATCTACCCCGCGACACGGTGATCGCTCCGGGCCACGGTCCGCTCACGAC is from Synoicihabitans lomoniglobus and encodes:
- a CDS encoding MBL fold metallo-hydrolase; the protein is MPLIPLEDNFDDVINKVQRGLHISDEDLAARSEVTLEDLAKVKNGEMIIAVIRRVARHLRLNPNALEALARKNWYPEIPVFPRGFAAFNTPFEDMTVNSYLIWDPKTKEAAAFDTGASTEDMIDVIKTERLRLQYIFITHTHEDHIIDLPRLTAAFPDAEVWSHVDAPVEHPGAQNFKEGVHFHVGSHDIKTLLTPGHAVGQTTFFVSGLSWPLAVVGDSLFASSVGGSPTGFAEQLRTNRAKIFNLPRDTVIAPGHGPLTTLAQEKKHNPVFAH
- a CDS encoding hybrid sensor histidine kinase/response regulator, which produces MSSATTDEFFPKDRTTSPFPVSSDSGPSKAEESPFAGHKILVVDDERINNVMMSRVLKRAKFEVIVATTGEEALEKYAAESPDLVLLDVMLPGIDGYETCRQLKQTYGQEAVPVIFLTATTDTKGVIDGFAAGGVDYVQKPIREAEVVARVNTHIQTRVLIGELRAANEAKNRFLGMASHDLRNPLASIRGLAQFLKDPIIGKLTPDQLDMAETIETTANGMLSLVNELLDVATIESGELKLNPEMGSLKTLVEKVVSLANLDATRKKTKLVLVIANDIPDMLFDEAKMRQVAENLFSNAVKYSPPGSTIRIVLRDSETAQNLHVIDQGPGIPAGEADKLFKDFGRLSVQPTGGEKSTGLGLAICRKIVQAHDGTISAENLATGGCVFKVSLPKRA